AACCAGCCCCAGAAGAGCCAGTCGAGCTTGGGCACGATGAAGAAAGGCAAGAATATGGGCCCCAGCAGGATGCATACGGCGAGCGCGATCTCGCCGTAGGCGATCACGAAGTGGGCCACGATCTGAAGGAGAACCAGGGCCACGACCTCAGCGAGCCACCAGGCGCTGCCGGCGACGTTGCTGACGAGGGAGAGCACACCCGCGGGCGGAGCGTTTATGAGGTGGTCAACGGCGGCCCCCAGCTCGGAGACCGCCCTCTGGTCGATCCTCTTGCTGAGCCAGTCCGCCTGCCCCATGACGAGGTCGGGCAGGCTGAAGGGGCCACCGTTCCAGTAGAAGAGAAGCGCCTTGCCGAAGGCGAGCATCATGATGAAGCTCGCGAAGCGCGAGGCGTCGAACTCGCCGGACAGCGCGATCTTCACCCCCACCCACACGATCAGGATCACCGCAAAGGACGTGTAGAGGCTGGTGCCCACGTCGAGGAAGAGAGAGCGGTTCTGGTCGATGAACGCCTTGGCGGCCTCCACAAGCGCGTTGAGGGGGCTCTCGGGCACCGTCTGTAGGACGAGCAGGCTAGCGAGGGGGGACATGGCTCAGTAATGCGTCATGGGCTGGGTGAAGACGGCGGTGACGATGTAGGCGCTCTTCCTGCGCTCGGCCTCGTAGTTCAGGGCCTCCTGGAGCTGATCCCTCAGGACCTGGTTCTGGACGATGAGCTGGTGGACGACCGCCTGCAGGTTCCGCTCCACATCCCGCGTCTGCGC
The Vicinamibacteria bacterium DNA segment above includes these coding regions:
- a CDS encoding type IV secretion system protein, which produces MSPLASLLVLQTVPESPLNALVEAAKAFIDQNRSLFLDVGTSLYTSFAVILIVWVGVKIALSGEFDASRFASFIMMLAFGKALLFYWNGGPFSLPDLVMGQADWLSKRIDQRAVSELGAAVDHLINAPPAGVLSLVSNVAGSAWWLAEVVALVLLQIVAHFVIAYGEIALAVCILLGPIFLPFFIVPKLDWLFWGWFKAFLQYSFYRVVASAVVFMVSQAMQHIFSPPATAAIQAALNPAQQMVDTVAAGVCVASILKIPSLVSNIFSGSAGSDGGAVAIMQSAVRSAVAIAA